The nucleotide sequence AGAATTTATAAAGAATTCCTGAAACGTAACGCAAGAGCTTAAGCTTAGTATTTCCAATTTATTAGGACAGGAATATGATTCAGCTTAGGAAAAAAAGAGGTTTGGAGGAAATTTCCGCCTCTTCCATGTCGGATATCGCGTTTCTTCTTCTCGTATTTTTTATGGTGACCGCGGTGTTTTTCGTGAAGGAGGGACTAAATATCCAACTTCCCCGAAAAAACTCCAACCCTACCTTAGTATTACGCGAGAATATCTACGAGATATTGGTGGCCGGCGAAACGATCAAGATGAGGAATAAAGTCCTCGGAACTCGTGATTACAAGGATCTGAAGGAATTCAGAAAAGATCTGAACGATCTGGAGATCCCCAACATCGATGAGAAAGTCGCTCTGATCAAAACGACCGGTGAAACAAAATACGGAAATATGCTGGATGCTCTTTCTGCCGTGCAGTTGAGAGGATTTAAACAAGTCTCCGTAAAAAGATTAAAATAAGATATGGCACTTAAAA is from Leptospira sp. WS58.C1 and encodes:
- a CDS encoding ExbD/TolR family protein, with translation MIQLRKKRGLEEISASSMSDIAFLLLVFFMVTAVFFVKEGLNIQLPRKNSNPTLVLRENIYEILVAGETIKMRNKVLGTRDYKDLKEFRKDLNDLEIPNIDEKVALIKTTGETKYGNMLDALSAVQLRGFKQVSVKRLK